Proteins from one Cryptomeria japonica chromosome 4, Sugi_1.0, whole genome shotgun sequence genomic window:
- the LOC131875478 gene encoding uncharacterized protein LOC131875478, giving the protein MPKKDEAWKYTEDFIGRQKNQTKCFFCKEINFGGINRFKYHIAGIPGHDIEVCKLQTPEAKRFCYVQLETHEQEKLTKKRQLEELSAIGSHAPTSASASASASASTSVGCVGEGSSMPPFHPSAFASASASTSTPPGGTITFGPRVRKSRLDSYFVPRSTPGAQPSLEGMGWNKEVHDAARKQICKFWYFCNIPFIAARSPYWQGMVDSITICGAGFKAPTDAELSGPLLLQMVEDMKVELEDHRQSWREKGCTIMTDGWTDRRNRTLLNFLVSCGGSTMFLKSIDASSHVKNATYLCEAIEEVIQEVGEENVVQVVTDNAASYVAAGKLLMERHPKIFWSPCAAHCLDLMLEDIGKLEWVKSIVERAKYISKFIYNHALVLSIMRQYTGQKELARPGITRFASNFLTLKSLIKSKAALRRMFVGEEWTSSSYATTTAGIDVVNCIFDESGFWTPCGETVQVTEPLVVLLRVVDGEKPSMGYIYEGMDRAKEAIRSIYAGDEDKYGPIWEIIDRRWQNQLHRPIHAAAYYLNPAFRFRDDFKADEEVLSGLYTVVQKLCTDGTASRTTLQLDKYNNREGAIFSSSMCIEARTQLQPDRWWQMFGPSTPNLQKIAIRILSQPCSASGCERNWSMFEHIHSKRRNRLSVERLNDLVFVHYNLRLRTRQILDTDSSPITLAEIDPESEWITESTDPVFTEEDHEWVDQADREAEAVAMAEEEDRARSGTGTSQAETMASQSSRTYLRRICRRQTDYSEAQD; this is encoded by the exons atgcCTAAAAAGGATGAGGCTTGGAAATATACTGAAGACTTTATTGgcagacaaaaaaatcaaacaaaatgttttttttgtaaagaaattaattttggtggCATCAATAGATTTAAATACCATATTGCCGGCATACCTGGCCATGATATTGAGGTATGCAAATTACAAACTCCTGAGGCAAAACGTTTCTGTTATGTCCAATTAGAaacacatgaacaagaaaagttaACTAAGAAGAGGCAATTGGAAGAGTTAAGTGCTATTGGCTCCCATGCACCCACATCCGCATCTGCATCCGCATCCGCATCCGCATCCACATCCGTAGGctgtgttggagagggttcttccaTGCCTCCCTTTCACCCTAGTGCTTTtgctagtgctagtgcttctacttctactcctCCTGGTGGCACTATTACCTTTGGCCCTAGAGTTCGGAAATCCAGGTTGGATAGTTATTTTGTGCCGCGTAGTACTCCTGGGGCACAACCCTCGCTTGAGGgtatgggttggaacaaggaggttcatgatgctgcaagaaaacaaatttgcaagttttggtacttttgcaacattccatttattgcagccag gtctccttattggcaaggcatggTAGATTCCATAACCATTTGTGGTGCGGGGTTTAAAGCCCCTACCGATGCTGAGTTAAGTGGCCCCCTCTTGTTACAAATGGTTGAGGATATGAAAGTTGAGCTAGAGGACCACCGACAGTCTTGGAGAgaaaagggttgcaccatcatgacagatggttggacggataggaggaatagaacactcctaaattttcttgtttcctgcGGAG GATCTACCATGTTCTTGAAATCTATTGATGCTTCCTCACATGTGAAAAATGCCacatacttatgtgaggctattgaggaagtcatacaagaggtgggggaagaaaatgtggtgcaggtggtgacagataatgcagcaagttatgttgctgcag gtaaacttttgatggagaggcacccgaaAATTTTTTGGTCTCCTTGtgcggcccattgccttgacctcatgttggaggatattggtaagcttgaatgggtgaaatcaatagttgaaagggccaaatatatcagcaagtttatctacaatcatgcattggtccttagcattatgaggcaatacacggggcAAAAGGAGTTGGCTCGTCCAGGCATCACGAGGTTTGCCTCAAACTTCCTCACACTGAAATCCTTGATAAAATCAAAGGCGGCTTTGAGgcgtatgtttgttggtgaggagtggacttcctcatcctatgctacaacCACTGCagggatagatgtggtaaattgcatttttgatgagtCAGGTTTTTGGACCCCCTGTGGAGAAACCGTGCAg gtcactgagcccctcgtagttctcctacgagttgttgatggggagaagccctctatgggctatatatatgagggtatggatagggccaaggaggccattaggtccatatatgcaggagatgaggataagtatggccccatttgggagattattgataggagatggcagaaccagcttcacaggcccatccatgcagcagcctattacCTCAATCCGGCATTTCGATTCCGTGATGACTTCAAGgcagatgaggaggttcttagtggccTGTATACAGTGGTTCAAAAGTTGTGTACTGATGGCACAGCCTCAAGAACAACGCTCCAGCTGGATAAATATAATAATCGAGAAGGGGCAATCTTCTCAAGCAGCATGTGCATAGAGGCTCGAACACAATTGCAGCCAG atagatggtggcaaatgtttgggccctcaaccccaaaccttcaaaaaattgccatccgtattttgagccagccatgcagtgcttctggatgtgagcgcaattggtcaatgttcgagcacatccattcgaagaggcgtaatagattgtctgtggagaggttgaatgatcttgtttttgttcattacaacctccgtcttaggaccagacagattttggacactgactcctctccgatcacttTAGCGGAGATCGATCCAGAGTCTGAGTGGATCACTGAGTCTACCGATCCCGTCTTCACTGAGGAGGAccatgagtgggttgaccaggcagacagagaggctgaggctgtggctatggcagaggaggaggatagagcacgatccggcacaggcacctcacaggcggagactatggcttctcagtcatccaggacctaccttagacgcattTGTAGGAGGCAGACAGACTACTCTGAGGCTCAGGATTAg